Below is a genomic region from Spartinivicinus marinus.
TGGCCTATCATTTCATTGAGTAGGCGATAACTCCACATAATAAAGCATGCATCTATTTCACGTAAACTATATCTTGACTGATCATTTATATATAAGCTAGATTCAATTCTAACTGATCGTTCTGGAAAGAGCTATACAATGAAAATATTTGAGCAACCTACCGCTCCAAGCGCCCTTAGAGTCAGCTTATTTCTTGCGGAAATAGATATTGAGGTAGCACGAGTCAAGGTAGATATTAGAGCCGGTGAAAATTTAACTGACTCATTTCAAGCTAAAAGCATCAACGGTAAGATCCCTGTATTAGAGCTTGATGATGGAACCACTATTTGCGAAAGCATGGCAATTTGTCGTTATTTCGCAGAACTGTACCCATCTACCCCCTCCTTATTTGGCGATACAGCTTTAGAGCGTGCTCAAATAGAAATGTGGCAACGTATAGTAGAACTACAAGGGTTATTTGTTAGTTTTCAGGCATTTAGAAATATTACAAGGGTCTATCAAGATCGAGAAAACTGTGTTGAAGCATGGGGGCAAGAGTCGCGAAACCGTTTAATTGACTTTTTATCAACTCTCAATCAACAATTAAAACAAACCCCTTATATAGCGGGTAGCAAATTTTCAGTTGCAGATATCACCGCT
It encodes:
- a CDS encoding glutathione S-transferase family protein, which produces MKIFEQPTAPSALRVSLFLAEIDIEVARVKVDIRAGENLTDSFQAKSINGKIPVLELDDGTTICESMAICRYFAELYPSTPSLFGDTALERAQIEMWQRIVELQGLFVSFQAFRNITRVYQDRENCVEAWGQESRNRLIDFLSTLNQQLKQTPYIAGSKFSVADITAYVLVKFMAHLDIRLDNSLPNLQSWYHCINTRPAIQKVLGDQS